From Acidihalobacter aeolianus, a single genomic window includes:
- a CDS encoding HigA family addiction module antitoxin, whose protein sequence is MAMHNPPHPGEFIREIYLEPFAITGRQLSAKLGVSPSTLNRVLNGSSGISSEMALRLSIALGRTPESWLAMQDTFDLWQSRQTVNLDGVERMDFDAARSG, encoded by the coding sequence ATGGCCATGCATAATCCTCCCCACCCCGGGGAATTCATACGCGAGATCTACCTGGAGCCCTTTGCGATCACGGGGCGCCAGCTTTCCGCCAAGCTGGGCGTATCGCCGTCCACGCTCAATCGCGTGTTGAACGGCAGCAGCGGGATCAGCTCGGAAATGGCGTTGCGCCTGTCCATCGCGCTAGGGCGTACGCCCGAGAGCTGGTTGGCCATGCAGGACACTTTCGATCTGTGGCAGTCTCGTCAGACGGTCAATCTGGATGGGGTGGAACGAATGGATTTCGATGCCGCGCGATCGGGATGA
- a CDS encoding type II toxin-antitoxin system RelE/ParE family toxin: MIKSFRHKGLKRFYEAGQASGIQPQHARRLRMQLLALDTAQVIDDMDVPGFKLHSLKGSDKNRWAIWINGNWRITFEFHEDHAYILNYEDYR; this comes from the coding sequence ATGATCAAATCGTTCCGCCACAAGGGGCTGAAAAGGTTTTACGAGGCCGGTCAGGCTTCCGGCATTCAGCCGCAGCATGCGAGGCGTTTGAGGATGCAGCTGCTGGCCCTGGATACCGCGCAGGTCATCGACGATATGGATGTTCCGGGCTTCAAGCTCCATTCGCTGAAAGGTTCGGATAAGAACCGCTGGGCGATATGGATCAACGGAAACTGGCGCATCACCTTTGAATTTCACGAAGACCACGCCTACATACTGAATTACGAGGACTACCGCTGA
- a CDS encoding GNAT family N-acetyltransferase produces the protein MSAAFAVAPARPADVAGIAALVGALLDEIMRATGTAAFDFDLTATQARLADFLASGRYFAFAARDETGALAGFVTLYEGCALYAGGVFGTLAELYVRPECRSRGLGRRLLAEARTLGAARGWTRLEVTTPPLPEFAATLAFYEREGFAVTGGRKLKTAL, from the coding sequence GTGAGCGCCGCCTTCGCCGTCGCGCCCGCAAGGCCGGCCGACGTGGCCGGGATCGCGGCGCTCGTCGGCGCGCTGCTGGACGAAATCATGCGCGCGACCGGCACGGCGGCGTTCGACTTCGATCTCACCGCGACGCAGGCGCGCCTCGCCGATTTTCTGGCTAGTGGCCGCTACTTCGCGTTCGCGGCGCGCGACGAGACCGGCGCTCTGGCGGGCTTCGTCACGCTCTATGAGGGCTGCGCGCTTTATGCCGGCGGCGTCTTCGGCACCCTGGCCGAGCTGTACGTCAGACCCGAGTGCCGCAGCCGCGGCCTGGGCCGCCGCCTGCTGGCCGAGGCCCGCACGCTCGGCGCGGCGCGCGGCTGGACCCGCCTGGAGGTGACCACGCCGCCGCTTCCCGAGTTCGCGGCGACGCTGGCCTTCTACGAACGCGAGGGTTTCGCCGTCACTGGCGGGCGCAAGCTCAAGACGGCATTGTGA
- a CDS encoding SPOR domain-containing protein: MAQHDYKSSSSRKGRGKGGKRGAPGWAWLAVGLAIGLFAGFLLYLSKRPAPPHHSLFSLPPAPASHEKKPAAKPSPALGASTTAPAQPKFDFYTLLPKLKVEVPKPPASLNQGQGATSANPAPVAPSAPEKVTAPGRYLLQVASFGTAGQANVLKAKLAFQGIVATVSPAKVKDYTWYRVQIGPFSDIAKVNAMLDQLSKQHYKPLIIKMNG; encoded by the coding sequence ATGGCGCAACACGACTACAAGTCGTCAAGCAGTCGTAAAGGGCGCGGCAAGGGCGGCAAGCGCGGAGCACCCGGCTGGGCCTGGTTGGCGGTCGGGCTCGCCATTGGCCTGTTCGCCGGTTTCCTGCTCTATCTGAGCAAGCGGCCCGCGCCGCCGCACCACTCGCTGTTCAGCCTGCCGCCGGCCCCGGCCAGCCACGAGAAAAAACCGGCCGCCAAACCGTCGCCCGCGCTCGGTGCCTCGACCACCGCTCCCGCGCAACCGAAGTTCGATTTCTACACCCTGCTGCCCAAGCTCAAGGTCGAGGTGCCCAAGCCACCCGCCTCGCTGAACCAGGGCCAGGGCGCGACTTCCGCCAACCCGGCTCCCGTGGCCCCGAGCGCACCGGAAAAGGTGACGGCGCCCGGCCGCTATCTGCTGCAGGTCGCTTCCTTCGGCACCGCGGGGCAGGCCAACGTCCTCAAGGCCAAGCTGGCCTTCCAGGGCATCGTGGCCACGGTCAGCCCGGCCAAGGTCAAGGACTACACCTGGTACCGGGTGCAGATCGGCCCCTTCAGCGACATCGCGAAGGTCAACGCGATGCTGGATCAGTTGTCCAAGCAGCACTACAAGCCGCTGATCATCAAGATGAACGGCTGA
- the ltaE gene encoding low-specificity L-threonine aldolase, which translates to MTEVPEPVVDLRSDTLTRPTDGMREAMARAEVGDDVYGEDPTVNALEALAAERLGKASALFVPSGTMGNLISVLAHCGRGDEMILGADAHIFYYEQGGAAGFGGVHPRTLANRADGTLDLAEVEAAIRVDNDHYPVSRLIALENTHNRCGGRVLGVDYMDAAAELAHSRGLRLHVDGARIWNAAVALGVSPARLLAGADSVSACLSKGLSAPVGSVVAGDRDFVRRARRLRKALGGGMRQAGVIAAAGIVALEEMVDRLAEDHTNARRLAEGLAALDGVYLSPTAVETNLVYFDLAEVDAPTLCDALAARGILMSPTGTTGIRAVTHRHVSAADVERTLAAVAETLRAAAA; encoded by the coding sequence ATGACGGAAGTGCCTGAACCTGTCGTCGACCTGCGCAGCGACACGCTGACGCGTCCGACGGACGGCATGCGCGAGGCCATGGCGCGCGCCGAGGTCGGCGACGACGTCTATGGCGAGGACCCCACGGTCAACGCCCTGGAAGCGCTCGCCGCCGAGCGTCTGGGCAAGGCCTCCGCGCTGTTCGTGCCCAGCGGGACCATGGGCAACCTGATCTCGGTACTGGCCCACTGCGGCCGTGGCGACGAAATGATTCTCGGCGCCGACGCGCACATCTTCTATTACGAGCAGGGCGGTGCCGCCGGTTTCGGCGGGGTGCATCCGCGCACCCTGGCCAATCGCGCAGACGGCACGCTCGATCTGGCCGAGGTCGAGGCCGCCATCCGCGTGGACAACGACCATTATCCGGTCAGCCGTCTGATCGCGCTTGAGAACACACATAACCGCTGCGGCGGCCGCGTGCTGGGCGTGGACTACATGGACGCGGCGGCGGAGCTCGCCCACTCGCGCGGTCTGCGTCTGCACGTGGACGGTGCGCGCATCTGGAATGCCGCGGTGGCGCTGGGCGTCAGCCCCGCCCGGCTGCTGGCAGGCGCCGACAGCGTGTCGGCGTGTCTGAGCAAGGGCCTGTCCGCGCCGGTGGGCTCGGTGGTTGCCGGCGACCGCGATTTTGTCCGCCGCGCACGGCGTCTGCGCAAGGCGCTCGGCGGCGGCATGCGTCAGGCCGGCGTGATCGCCGCCGCCGGCATCGTGGCGCTGGAGGAGATGGTCGACCGCCTCGCCGAGGACCACACCAACGCCCGCCGTCTGGCCGAGGGGCTGGCGGCGCTGGACGGCGTGTATCTGTCCCCGACCGCGGTCGAGACCAATCTCGTCTATTTCGACCTTGCCGAGGTCGACGCGCCGACGCTGTGCGACGCACTGGCGGCACGCGGGATACTGATGAGCCCCACCGGCACCACTGGCATCCGTGCGGTCACCCATCGCCATGTGAGCGCCGCCGACGTGGAGCGCACCCTGGCGGCCGTCGCCGAGACGCTGCGCGCGGCCGCCGCGTGA
- a CDS encoding cupin domain-containing protein, producing the protein MAVEKVNLSEKLGRITEYWSPRIAATLNGQHVKLVKLLGEFVWHHHDDEDELFLVVRGRLVMRLRDREIEVNEGEFVVVPCGVEHQPYAAEEVEVLLFEPADTLNTGNVRSAHTVDAPASI; encoded by the coding sequence ATGGCGGTGGAAAAGGTCAATCTGTCCGAAAAGCTGGGACGCATCACGGAATACTGGAGCCCGCGCATCGCGGCCACGCTCAACGGTCAGCACGTCAAGCTGGTCAAGCTGCTGGGCGAGTTCGTGTGGCACCACCACGACGACGAGGACGAACTGTTCCTGGTCGTTCGCGGCCGGCTCGTCATGCGCCTGCGCGACCGCGAGATCGAGGTGAACGAGGGTGAGTTCGTGGTCGTGCCGTGCGGCGTGGAGCACCAGCCGTACGCCGCCGAGGAGGTCGAGGTGCTGCTGTTCGAGCCGGCCGACACGCTCAATACCGGCAACGTGCGCAGCGCGCACACCGTCGACGCGCCGGCCTCCATCTGA
- a CDS encoding DNA-3-methyladenine glycosylase I, with protein MSETIPGPDGRPRCRWCQAAPEFFDYHDREWGFPVGDDRRLFEKICLEGFQSGLSWRTILAKRENFRAAFHGFDFERVARFTSRDVERLLGDAGIIRHRGKIEATINNARRACEMVEREGSLAAFFWRYEPDPATLPEPQSMTTSPESVALSKALKKLGWKFVGPTTMFAFMQAMGLLNDHAHGCAIRNEVERARAGFGRPLIC; from the coding sequence ATGAGCGAGACGATCCCGGGCCCGGACGGCCGCCCGCGCTGCCGCTGGTGCCAGGCAGCGCCCGAGTTCTTCGACTACCACGACCGCGAATGGGGCTTCCCGGTCGGAGACGACCGCCGCCTGTTCGAGAAGATCTGCCTCGAGGGATTTCAGTCCGGCCTGAGCTGGCGGACCATCCTCGCCAAGCGCGAGAATTTCCGCGCCGCCTTCCACGGCTTCGACTTCGAGCGGGTCGCGCGTTTCACCTCGCGCGATGTCGAGCGCCTGCTCGGGGACGCCGGCATCATCCGCCACCGCGGCAAGATCGAGGCGACGATCAACAACGCCCGGCGTGCCTGCGAGATGGTCGAACGCGAGGGTTCGCTGGCCGCCTTCTTCTGGCGCTACGAACCCGATCCGGCGACCCTGCCGGAGCCGCAGTCGATGACCACCTCGCCGGAATCCGTGGCGCTGTCCAAGGCGTTGAAGAAGCTCGGCTGGAAGTTCGTCGGCCCGACCACGATGTTCGCCTTCATGCAGGCCATGGGCCTGCTCAACGACCACGCGCACGGCTGCGCGATCCGCAATGAGGTCGAGCGTGCACGGGCCGGATTCGGACGCCCATTGATATGCTGA
- the argS gene encoding arginine--tRNA ligase — protein sequence MKAEIQALLQSALDALVADGELPADAAVSVPVSRTRDESHGDFATSVAMQLAKPARRKPRAIAEALVARLPQDPRVEAVEIAGPGFVNVRLSRAARLGVIETVLEQGPDYGRSALGAGRRVQVEFVSANPTGPLHVGHGRGAAYGAAVASLLAAAGFEVQREYYVNDAGRQMNILAASVWLRYLERCGARLAFPVNGYKGEYVREIAEALFAEEGDAWAVSSDEAFADVPADEPAGGDKEEHIDGLIERARTLLGDNRYRYVFELGLNRILDDIREDLREFGVEYDVWYSERTLADRGLVNQAIERLREAGHIYEQDGALWFRSTEFGDEKDRVVQRDNGQTTYFASDIAYHMDKLDRGFERVIDVWGADHHGYVPRVKAALQAMGEDPARLDVLLVQFAILYRGGERVQMSTRSGSFVTLRELREEVGEDAARFFYVMRAASQHLDFDLDLAKSQSSDNPVYYIQYAHARVASVMRQLAEKGLAHDPAHGAAQAHRLESTQESALIGQLARFPELIEDAATAAEPHQIAHFLRELAQNFHAWYNAEQFLVEDAALRDARLNLCLAVQQVIRNGLGLLGVSAPEAM from the coding sequence GTGAAAGCCGAAATCCAAGCCCTGTTGCAATCCGCCCTCGACGCCCTGGTGGCCGACGGCGAGCTGCCTGCCGATGCCGCCGTCTCCGTGCCCGTGAGCCGCACGCGCGACGAGTCGCACGGCGACTTCGCCACCTCCGTGGCCATGCAGCTCGCCAAGCCCGCGCGACGCAAGCCGCGCGCGATCGCCGAGGCGCTGGTCGCGCGTCTGCCGCAGGACCCACGCGTGGAGGCGGTGGAGATCGCGGGTCCCGGTTTCGTCAATGTGCGCCTGAGCCGTGCCGCGCGCCTGGGCGTGATCGAGACCGTCCTTGAGCAGGGCCCGGATTATGGGCGCAGCGCGTTGGGTGCCGGGCGCCGTGTGCAGGTCGAGTTCGTGTCCGCCAACCCGACCGGACCGCTGCACGTGGGCCACGGGCGCGGCGCGGCCTACGGCGCCGCCGTGGCCAGTCTGCTCGCCGCGGCCGGCTTCGAGGTGCAGCGCGAGTACTACGTCAACGACGCCGGGCGGCAGATGAACATCCTCGCCGCCAGCGTGTGGCTGCGCTACCTGGAGCGCTGCGGCGCGCGCCTCGCCTTCCCGGTCAACGGCTACAAGGGCGAGTACGTACGCGAGATCGCCGAGGCGCTGTTCGCCGAGGAGGGCGACGCTTGGGCGGTCAGTTCCGACGAGGCCTTCGCCGACGTCCCGGCCGACGAGCCGGCGGGCGGCGACAAGGAGGAACACATCGACGGACTGATCGAGCGTGCGCGCACGCTGCTCGGCGACAACCGCTACCGTTACGTGTTCGAGCTGGGCCTCAACCGCATCCTCGACGACATCCGCGAGGACCTGCGCGAGTTCGGCGTCGAGTACGACGTGTGGTACTCCGAGCGCACGCTGGCAGACCGCGGCCTGGTGAATCAGGCGATCGAACGCCTGCGCGAGGCCGGCCATATCTACGAACAGGACGGCGCGCTGTGGTTCCGCTCCACCGAGTTCGGCGACGAGAAGGATCGCGTGGTGCAGCGAGACAACGGCCAGACCACCTACTTCGCCTCCGATATCGCCTATCACATGGACAAGCTCGACCGCGGCTTCGAGCGCGTGATCGACGTCTGGGGCGCCGACCACCACGGCTACGTGCCGCGGGTGAAGGCGGCGCTGCAGGCGATGGGCGAGGACCCCGCGCGCCTCGACGTGCTGCTGGTGCAGTTCGCCATCCTCTACCGCGGCGGCGAGCGCGTGCAGATGTCCACGCGTTCCGGGTCCTTCGTCACCCTGCGCGAGCTGCGCGAGGAGGTGGGCGAGGATGCGGCGCGCTTCTTCTACGTCATGCGCGCCGCTTCGCAGCATCTCGACTTCGACCTCGATCTCGCCAAGTCGCAGTCCTCGGACAACCCGGTGTACTACATCCAGTATGCGCACGCGCGCGTCGCCAGCGTGATGCGCCAGCTCGCCGAGAAGGGCCTTGCGCACGACCCGGCCCACGGCGCCGCCCAGGCCCACCGCCTGGAGAGCACGCAGGAATCGGCGCTGATCGGCCAGCTCGCACGCTTCCCCGAACTGATCGAGGACGCCGCGACCGCCGCCGAGCCGCATCAGATCGCGCACTTCCTGCGCGAGCTCGCACAGAACTTTCATGCCTGGTACAACGCCGAGCAGTTCCTGGTGGAGGACGCAGCCCTGCGCGACGCGCGTCTGAACCTGTGTCTCGCCGTGCAGCAGGTCATCCGCAACGGGCTCGGTCTGCTCGGGGTCTCGGCCCCGGAGGCGATGTAA
- a CDS encoding PilZ domain-containing protein, translated as MHRLSDVLGESFKVLVQAPHFDTRIDADIFGYVPGKYVVLHSQRGRGGKGLGALGPKLGDSLIVRFLVEGIAYGFTSPVVHVQYRPDLLVFLQCPDLINKVSVRQELRLPCRLPCSLKDISGHTMPALLIDISSGGCQIASRELREDDREVGVAIKLQLTLPQDAGGEHEIAGKVVRLRLQNEAVIAGIGFDDHQHELMDKLRDFLCIDAPEPQAEPDESLEGAETLPQEGEARKNREAGAPQAAETGGEAEAAQTAEDSDDAAREGETEASADGEVQQQTTSPEAQAEPVPAKTGESNASSTAS; from the coding sequence ATGCACCGTCTCTCGGACGTGCTCGGCGAATCTTTCAAGGTACTCGTTCAGGCGCCGCATTTCGATACCCGCATCGATGCCGACATCTTCGGCTATGTTCCCGGCAAGTATGTCGTGCTGCATTCGCAGCGCGGTCGTGGTGGTAAGGGACTCGGTGCGCTGGGACCCAAGCTCGGTGACAGTCTGATTGTCCGGTTCCTGGTCGAGGGCATCGCCTATGGATTCACCAGCCCGGTGGTTCATGTGCAGTACCGCCCGGACCTGCTGGTATTCCTGCAGTGTCCCGACCTCATCAACAAGGTGAGTGTTCGACAGGAACTTCGCCTGCCATGCCGTCTTCCTTGTTCGCTCAAGGACATTTCCGGCCATACCATGCCGGCATTGCTGATCGACATTTCCTCCGGCGGCTGCCAGATCGCCAGTCGCGAACTCCGGGAGGACGACCGCGAGGTCGGGGTTGCGATCAAGCTGCAGCTCACGCTGCCGCAGGATGCCGGTGGCGAGCACGAGATCGCCGGCAAGGTGGTGCGGCTGCGCCTGCAGAACGAGGCGGTGATTGCCGGCATCGGCTTCGACGATCACCAGCACGAGCTGATGGACAAGCTGCGCGACTTCCTGTGCATCGATGCGCCTGAACCTCAAGCCGAACCAGATGAGTCCTTGGAAGGTGCGGAGACATTGCCTCAGGAGGGCGAGGCCAGAAAGAACCGGGAAGCTGGTGCGCCACAGGCGGCGGAGACCGGGGGCGAGGCCGAAGCGGCCCAGACGGCGGAGGATTCGGATGACGCCGCTCGGGAAGGCGAAACCGAGGCGTCCGCGGACGGCGAGGTGCAGCAGCAGACCACAAGCCCCGAGGCACAGGCCGAGCCCGTTCCCGCGAAAACCGGCGAGAGCAACGCGTCCTCGACCGCCAGCTAG